CCCCCGCGACGGGTAGAGGAGTTGCGGAGGCCACCACGGATCCAGGCGCTGCGGCTCGGCTTCCTCCGGCTCCCTCTTCGCGCCGGCAGCCCGCGGGGCGAGAGGCGGGTGGGACTCGGCGTCCTCGACCGTCCCTCGAGGCTCCTCTGGGAGCTGCACCGACGTCGACGCGGGCGGGTGCGCGCCCAGTTCATAGTGGCCCTGCCAGGTCCACTCGCCGTCGGTCGCCTCGGCCGTTTCGGCGGGCGGCGCAGGCTCGTTCGGGACTTCGGGCTCGTCGGGCCACGGCCCCAGAGGCCCGCGCACAGTCGCCCGGTCGAGCGCACTAGACGTGGCGCGAGGCGGTTCGGCCGGGGCGAGGTCGTACGCCCCCTGCCAGTCCCATTCGTCCTCCTCGATCGCCAGGGCCGTCGCGGGCTCGGCCGGAGCGACTTCGGGGCCCTGCCGGAGCATCTCTAGCACCTCGTCGTCCGACACCGCCTCGGGCGGAGGGGCCTTGGCGCCTGTGGGCATTCGGAACGTGCGACCGCAGCCTGGACAGCGCCCGCTCTTGCCGGGCGCCATCCCCGCCGCATTCAACCGCCGTCCGCAAGGACAGATCAGAATCGTCGCACTCATGGCGTTTACCCGCTCATTCGACTCCCCGCCCGGCGACGCCGCATCGCCGTTAACGACAATTGTAGTGGCATGAGTGACGGTTCTTCAATGACAATTGTCAATCAAGCCGTGAGGCGTGCGCCAGGCGCGTGCGAACCGCTCCAGCCATACCGAGGAGCGACCGTTGGAGCCGGTCTTCCTTGAGGCGACCTGACCCGCATGCGAGGGGCATGGCGGGATCGCCGTCCAGCCCGAGGGGCCGAGGACGGGACTGTGCGGCAGGCGCCGCGGCGAAGGATGCATCCCCACGGTCGATGGTCAGTCCCGTCATGGGGCTGCTTTCGTCCCATCCAATCGAAGATCGTTGATGATGGGTCTATCCGGACGTCGATTCGCCGGGAAGGTCGACGTTGTGGTAGATCTCCTGCACGTCGTCGCAATCGTTGAGCATGCCTAGCAATTTCTCGAACACGGCCAAATCGTCCCCGCTGAGAATCTTGCCGACCTGCGGGAGGAAAGTGATCTCCTGAACCTCCAGCTCCAGACCGGGGAACGCCTCGAGCAGGGCCATTTTCGCTTTGTAGAACTCGGCGGGAGGAGCGAAAATCGTGATGCCGCCATCCTTGCATTCGACCTCTTCGACGGCGACATCCGCGGCGAACAGGGCCTCGATGACCTTTTCCTCGTCGTCGCCGCTGAAAGAAAGCACCGCCAGGTGGTCGAACGACATGACCACGGATCCATTGGCGGCCAATTTGGACCCCGTCTTGCTGAAGCAGTTGCGAATATCGGAGATGGTGCGTGTATTGTTGTCGGTCAAGCAATCGACGATGACCAGGGAGCCGCCGGGACCAAACCCCTCATAACGCGCGGGCTGGAAGTCTTCGCCCCCCGCGCCGGCCGCTTTCTGGATCGCCTTGTCAATCACATGACTGGCCACGTTGTCGCGCTTGGCCTTCTCGACGAGTGCGCGCAAGGCCGGATTGGCTTCCGGGTCGGGCACTCCATTCTTGGCGGCCATGTACAACTGTCTTCCATACTTGGAAAAGAGCTTGGATTTCTGAGCGGAGGTTTTGAAGATCGACGCCTTGCGCTTCTCGAAGATCCGTCCCATGCGAATCCTGCCTTTTTATTCCGGTGACCGGGGATGTAGCAGGGCGAGAGGCCCGAGGTGGGTCTCGGTCTGTAGAACCCGGCGAAGAGGATGCTCGTCACGTTGATTGTACCGGAACTCGTGCTCGGCCAGGTACCTCGGGAAGTTATCCCGGTCGGCGCCGCGGCGGATCGCTGCGTCCACTCGGCGGCGAGTCAGGTCCGCTCGGACCCAGGACTGCGAATGGCGGGAAGTGCC
The DNA window shown above is from Paludisphaera mucosa and carries:
- a CDS encoding YebC/PmpR family DNA-binding transcriptional regulator — its product is MGRIFEKRKASIFKTSAQKSKLFSKYGRQLYMAAKNGVPDPEANPALRALVEKAKRDNVASHVIDKAIQKAAGAGGEDFQPARYEGFGPGGSLVIVDCLTDNNTRTISDIRNCFSKTGSKLAANGSVVMSFDHLAVLSFSGDDEEKVIEALFAADVAVEEVECKDGGITIFAPPAEFYKAKMALLEAFPGLELEVQEITFLPQVGKILSGDDLAVFEKLLGMLNDCDDVQEIYHNVDLPGESTSG